A single genomic interval of Streptomyces sp. BA2 harbors:
- a CDS encoding Scr1 family TA system antitoxin-like transcriptional regulator, giving the protein MASNVNPTVRRRRLGQELRRLRELKGMTAEEVAERLLVSQSKISRLENGRRSISQRDVRDLCGVYEVEDHRIVDSLMQMAKDSRQQGWWHSFGDIPYSVYIGLETDAASLRVYDPQVVPGLLQTRPYAEALITGALPETTPTDIEKRVQVRVRRQERISAPENPLRLWTVLDESALRRVVGSRHLMRDQLEHLVEQSQLPHVTVQVIPFEMGAHPGLNGQYAILEFPDAADSSVVYIEGVTSDLYLEKANDVQQYSVMYEHLRAQALNVDQSRQLIADIAKEYAR; this is encoded by the coding sequence GTGGCGTCCAATGTCAATCCCACCGTCAGGCGACGCCGGTTGGGCCAGGAGCTCCGCAGGCTCCGCGAGCTCAAGGGCATGACGGCCGAGGAGGTCGCCGAGCGCCTGCTGGTCTCGCAGTCGAAGATCAGCCGCCTCGAGAACGGCCGCCGTTCGATCAGCCAGCGCGATGTACGCGATCTCTGCGGGGTCTACGAGGTCGAGGACCACCGCATCGTCGACTCGCTCATGCAAATGGCCAAGGACTCCCGTCAGCAAGGCTGGTGGCACTCCTTCGGCGACATCCCGTACAGCGTCTACATCGGTCTGGAGACGGACGCCGCGTCCCTGCGCGTGTACGACCCGCAGGTCGTGCCCGGTCTGCTCCAGACCCGTCCGTACGCGGAGGCGCTCATCACCGGCGCGCTGCCGGAGACCACGCCGACGGACATCGAGAAGCGCGTCCAGGTCCGCGTGCGCCGGCAGGAACGAATCAGCGCCCCGGAGAATCCGCTGCGTCTGTGGACCGTCCTCGACGAGTCCGCGCTGCGCCGCGTGGTCGGCTCCCGGCATCTGATGCGCGACCAGCTGGAACACCTCGTGGAGCAGTCCCAACTGCCGCACGTGACCGTCCAGGTGATTCCCTTCGAGATGGGCGCGCACCCCGGCCTCAATGGCCAGTACGCGATTCTCGAGTTCCCGGACGCCGCGGATTCCAGCGTGGTCTACATCGAGGGCGTCACGAGCGATCTCTATCTGGAGAAGGCGAACGACGTCCAGCAGTACAGCGTGATGTACGAGCATCTTCGGGCACAGGCCCTGAATGTGGATCAATCACGCCAACTGATCGCAGACATCGCGAAAGAGTACGCGCGCTAA
- a CDS encoding sodium:solute symporter family protein, translating to MNSLDWAVLIGYFGIMVAIGIWSHKRVDNVSDFFTAGGKMPWWLSGISHHMSGYSAVMFTGYAGIAYTYGVTSFITWSFPIALGIAIGSKLFAPRINRLRSRLHVASPLEYLKNRYNLKTQQALAWSGMLLKIVDVAAKWAAIATLLAVFTGISINQGILITGVITAIYCTIGGLWADALTELGQFIIQLLAGIAMFVAVVSKLGPHGGFFGVWDEPELAGHGQPLVGPYGTVFLLAFLFIKLFEYNGGMLNQAQRYMATSSPREAARSARLSAVLWLVWPVVLFFPMWMSPLLVDAKKPDGSDSYALMTEQLLPHGLLGLVIVGFFSHTMAMCSSDANAIAAVFTRDVAPVISRQARRWNERSGLLAARLTTVVFLGLSMAVATQVNSPAFKDIITVVIKWVAGLMGPIAIPMMLGLLRTFRKSGPTAALTSWSMGLLAFWLVNYPINWSVEGGVPLEYQVSIPLAVSLILYILVGWLRPEDTPERDAIIERINTDDSAGGAAVPPPAGEADEVVAPQSRLP from the coding sequence ATGAACAGTCTCGACTGGGCCGTGCTCATCGGCTACTTCGGCATCATGGTCGCGATCGGCATCTGGTCCCACAAGCGCGTGGACAACGTCAGCGACTTCTTCACCGCGGGCGGCAAGATGCCCTGGTGGCTGTCCGGCATCTCGCACCACATGTCCGGCTACAGCGCGGTGATGTTCACCGGGTACGCGGGCATCGCGTACACCTACGGCGTCACGTCCTTCATCACCTGGTCGTTCCCGATCGCGCTCGGCATCGCCATCGGCTCGAAGCTCTTCGCGCCCCGCATCAACCGGCTGCGCTCCCGGCTGCATGTGGCCTCGCCGCTCGAATACCTCAAGAACCGCTACAACCTGAAGACCCAGCAGGCCCTCGCCTGGTCCGGCATGCTCCTGAAGATCGTGGACGTGGCCGCCAAGTGGGCCGCCATCGCCACGCTGCTCGCCGTCTTCACCGGCATCTCGATCAACCAGGGCATCCTGATCACCGGCGTGATCACCGCCATCTACTGCACGATCGGCGGTCTGTGGGCGGACGCGCTCACCGAGCTGGGCCAGTTCATCATCCAACTGCTTGCCGGTATCGCGATGTTCGTGGCCGTGGTCTCCAAGCTGGGCCCGCACGGCGGGTTCTTCGGGGTCTGGGACGAGCCCGAACTCGCGGGCCACGGACAGCCGTTGGTCGGGCCGTACGGAACGGTCTTCCTGCTCGCGTTCCTCTTCATCAAGCTCTTCGAGTACAACGGCGGCATGCTCAACCAGGCCCAGCGCTACATGGCCACGTCGAGCCCCCGCGAGGCCGCGCGCTCGGCACGGCTCTCGGCGGTCCTGTGGCTGGTGTGGCCGGTCGTCCTCTTCTTCCCCATGTGGATGTCCCCGCTCCTGGTCGACGCGAAGAAGCCCGACGGCTCGGACTCGTACGCCCTGATGACCGAACAGCTCCTGCCGCACGGTCTGTTGGGCCTGGTCATCGTCGGATTCTTCTCGCACACGATGGCCATGTGCTCCTCGGACGCGAACGCGATCGCGGCGGTGTTCACGCGGGATGTGGCGCCGGTGATCTCCCGGCAGGCCAGGCGCTGGAACGAACGCTCGGGCCTGCTCGCCGCACGTCTGACGACCGTCGTCTTCCTGGGCCTGTCCATGGCGGTGGCCACGCAGGTCAACTCCCCCGCGTTCAAGGACATCATCACGGTCGTCATCAAGTGGGTGGCGGGCCTGATGGGTCCGATCGCGATCCCGATGATGCTGGGTCTGCTGCGGACGTTCCGCAAGTCGGGGCCAACCGCGGCGCTGACCAGCTGGTCGATGGGGCTGCTCGCCTTCTGGCTGGTCAACTACCCGATCAACTGGAGCGTCGAGGGCGGAGTGCCGTTGGAGTACCAGGTCTCGATCCCGCTCGCGGTCTCGCTGATCCTCTACATCCTGGTCGGCTGGCTGAGGCCGGAGGACACTCCGGAGCGGGACGCGATCATCGAGAGGATCAATACGGATGACTCCGCCGGTGGAGCAGCGGTTCCGCCCCCGGCAGGGGAGGCTGACGAAGTAGTGGCCCCGCAGAGTCGGTTGCCGTAG
- a CDS encoding SDR family oxidoreductase: protein MRSLLEGKTVVVSGVGAGLGHQVAAAVVRDGGNAVLGARTEANLAKSAGEIDPKGAHTAYRPTDITDEGQCEALAGLARERFGRIDAVVHVAAWDSYFGGVQDADFATWQQVIDVNLLGTLRMTRACLPALKERGGSVVFIGTQSAVAAPSQVRQAAYAASKGALTSAMYSLAHEVGPDRVRVNTVLPGWMWGPPVEAYVQFTAHTEGVPEEEVRDRLAARMALPELATDGDVADAAVFLASDMARAITGQSLLVNAGELMR, encoded by the coding sequence ATGCGCTCGCTCCTCGAAGGAAAGACCGTCGTCGTCTCGGGGGTCGGAGCCGGCCTCGGTCACCAGGTGGCGGCCGCAGTCGTACGGGACGGGGGCAACGCCGTGCTCGGGGCGCGCACGGAGGCGAACCTCGCCAAGTCGGCCGGGGAGATCGATCCCAAGGGCGCGCACACGGCGTACCGCCCGACCGACATCACCGACGAGGGCCAGTGCGAGGCACTGGCGGGGCTGGCGCGCGAGCGCTTCGGCCGGATCGACGCGGTGGTCCATGTGGCCGCCTGGGACAGCTACTTCGGCGGCGTACAGGACGCGGACTTCGCCACCTGGCAGCAGGTCATCGACGTCAATCTGCTCGGCACGCTGCGGATGACGCGGGCCTGCCTGCCCGCGCTCAAGGAGCGGGGCGGCTCGGTGGTGTTCATCGGTACGCAGTCGGCGGTGGCCGCGCCCTCGCAGGTGCGGCAGGCGGCATACGCGGCGTCGAAGGGGGCGCTGACCTCGGCGATGTACTCCCTCGCGCACGAGGTGGGTCCTGACCGGGTCCGGGTGAACACGGTGCTGCCGGGCTGGATGTGGGGCCCGCCGGTCGAGGCGTACGTCCAGTTCACCGCGCACACCGAAGGGGTGCCGGAGGAGGAGGTACGGGACCGCCTCGCGGCGCGCATGGCGTTGCCGGAGCTCGCGACGGACGGGGACGTGGCGGACGCGGCGGTGTTCCTGGCGTCGGACATGGCGCGGGCGATCACGGGGCAGTCGCTTCTGGTGAACGCGGGAGAGCTGATGCGGTAG
- a CDS encoding DUF397 domain-containing protein: MAIHQGATNTWVKSSYSTGNGACVEVKSPISTAISVRDSKVTEGPVLAFPSASWRAFVSEVGREK; encoded by the coding sequence ATGGCAATTCATCAGGGCGCTACGAATACGTGGGTCAAGTCCTCGTATTCCACGGGAAACGGCGCGTGTGTCGAGGTCAAGTCCCCGATTTCAACGGCAATTTCGGTCCGGGACTCGAAGGTCACCGAGGGCCCCGTCCTCGCCTTTCCCTCCGCATCATGGCGCGCGTTCGTCTCCGAAGTCGGCCGGGAGAAGTAA
- a CDS encoding D-alanyl-D-alanine carboxypeptidase — protein MAYEEASVAGETPDRSKQRKSSGNPTGAKPSVPAPAPEERDPRLAVAREVPTAREETREDQATAVFSTKAVASGREDSGSEGGEAEAKEAWPKAAESQEPGDARLRAAVAAWVASSDEETPGASETEKPAETAASDGEEAASGKAATSDDEKNSPETEPSGDSAGADGAAGDGEGKAPSASAGEAEAEASGAEGSSDAEAADGASSSAEPGEAEAAEGPADASAGGAGDSGEAAGSEERAEAAGSEGSRDAGAVDSSGSSAEPAEAEAADEPAGANADAGDSAASSAEPEADASGEATDSEEPAGTGASGDTAASGEAADSADVAGAGSAGDAGADDSDAEPAAAGADARDADEPSGGQDAPEESSTSEPPAPKGGPKASTGAAVNAAADADADADADADAESGSGSKAAVDADADADADSDSGSDDADDKATAADTPEPPSTGVDQATAVFKALPPKAVDQPTTMLKLGDHKPGAKPDGPADKGEAKPSAKPTAKPTAKPEADAERTSKFVALKPLDGRSPSGAQPPATPAPGAKAPTPEKAPTPEKAGNVGPERTTQQPLPPRPPLDLLAELTNTPPPPETPVRTAVRRVKIWTPLVLLLVVVFAVVQAVRPLPTPTLTLTAKETVSFEGGKPSMPWPSEGQAAMDVNGIGTFGTSGDQKPVPIASIAKVMTVYLVLRDHPLKKGNPGPKIPVDAAAEKHYTTGKAGNESVVKVTEGQKITQYEALQAVMLPSANNIAKLLARWDTKSDSEDEFVAKMNKTAKELGMKNTHYTDPSGLDKTTVSTAEDLVKLGRAAMEDPVFNEISRQPSYKDLNGDKQNNFFGLVPTVAIGIKTGTTTAAGGNILFAAEKKVGGETRTIIGAALGQYGDNGVANIDEVTGVTRKLIEAGQGALTAKTIVKKGDVVGEVDDGLGGTTPVVATKDVEAAGWSGLTVKLKLGDKAGDTVPHSAKAGTEVGVLSVGDGKDGAVEVPVALQKDLAEPGFGAKLTRVG, from the coding sequence ATGGCGTACGAGGAGGCATCGGTGGCGGGCGAGACCCCCGACAGGTCGAAGCAGCGGAAGTCGTCGGGGAACCCGACTGGGGCAAAGCCGTCTGTGCCGGCACCGGCGCCGGAGGAACGCGACCCGCGGCTCGCGGTGGCCCGCGAGGTCCCCACGGCACGCGAGGAGACGCGGGAGGACCAGGCGACGGCGGTCTTCTCGACGAAGGCGGTGGCCTCCGGCCGGGAGGACTCCGGTTCCGAGGGCGGCGAGGCTGAGGCCAAGGAGGCCTGGCCCAAGGCTGCCGAGAGCCAGGAGCCCGGCGACGCGCGGCTGCGGGCCGCCGTGGCGGCGTGGGTGGCCTCGTCGGACGAGGAGACCCCCGGGGCCTCGGAGACCGAGAAGCCCGCGGAGACGGCGGCTTCGGACGGCGAGGAGGCGGCTTCTGGGAAGGCCGCGACCTCTGACGACGAGAAAAACTCCCCGGAGACGGAACCTTCCGGCGACTCGGCGGGCGCGGACGGCGCCGCCGGGGATGGCGAGGGCAAGGCGCCGAGCGCATCTGCGGGGGAGGCTGAGGCTGAGGCTTCGGGCGCGGAGGGTTCGAGTGACGCCGAAGCGGCGGACGGTGCCTCGAGCTCTGCCGAGCCTGGCGAGGCCGAGGCCGCTGAGGGGCCTGCGGATGCTTCCGCGGGTGGCGCGGGCGATTCTGGTGAGGCCGCCGGTTCTGAGGAGCGTGCCGAGGCCGCTGGCTCTGAGGGTTCGCGTGATGCCGGTGCGGTGGACAGCTCCGGCAGCTCTGCCGAGCCTGCCGAGGCCGAGGCGGCCGATGAGCCTGCCGGTGCGAACGCTGACGCGGGCGACAGCGCCGCGAGCTCTGCCGAGCCCGAGGCTGACGCTTCTGGCGAGGCCACGGACTCCGAAGAGCCTGCCGGTACGGGTGCTTCGGGTGACACGGCTGCCTCCGGCGAGGCTGCTGACTCGGCCGACGTTGCGGGTGCGGGGAGCGCGGGTGACGCCGGCGCCGACGACAGCGATGCCGAGCCTGCGGCTGCTGGCGCTGACGCGCGTGACGCTGACGAGCCGTCCGGTGGCCAGGATGCCCCGGAGGAGTCCAGCACTTCCGAGCCCCCCGCTCCCAAGGGCGGCCCGAAGGCTTCGACGGGCGCGGCCGTGAACGCCGCTGCCGACGCCGACGCCGACGCCGACGCCGACGCCGATGCCGAATCCGGCAGCGGCTCCAAGGCCGCTGTCGACGCAGACGCAGACGCAGACGCAGACAGCGACAGCGGCAGCGACGACGCCGACGACAAAGCCACGGCCGCCGACACCCCCGAACCCCCCTCCACCGGCGTCGACCAGGCCACCGCCGTCTTCAAGGCGCTGCCCCCGAAGGCCGTCGACCAGCCGACCACCATGCTCAAGCTGGGCGACCACAAGCCCGGGGCCAAGCCCGATGGCCCCGCGGACAAGGGCGAAGCAAAGCCGTCCGCAAAGCCCACCGCAAAGCCCACCGCAAAGCCTGAAGCCGACGCCGAGCGCACCAGCAAGTTCGTCGCGCTCAAGCCGCTCGACGGCAGGTCGCCCAGCGGCGCGCAGCCCCCGGCCACCCCGGCCCCCGGAGCCAAGGCGCCCACGCCAGAGAAGGCGCCCACGCCCGAGAAAGCCGGGAACGTAGGGCCCGAGCGCACCACCCAGCAGCCTCTTCCGCCCCGGCCTCCGCTCGACCTGCTCGCCGAGCTGACCAACACCCCGCCGCCGCCGGAGACCCCCGTCCGCACCGCTGTGCGCAGGGTCAAGATCTGGACGCCGCTGGTGCTGCTCCTGGTGGTCGTCTTTGCTGTCGTACAGGCCGTGAGGCCACTGCCGACGCCCACCCTGACGCTCACCGCGAAGGAGACCGTCTCCTTCGAGGGCGGCAAGCCGTCCATGCCGTGGCCGAGCGAGGGCCAGGCGGCGATGGACGTGAACGGCATCGGCACGTTCGGCACCTCCGGCGACCAGAAGCCCGTGCCGATCGCGAGCATCGCCAAGGTCATGACGGTCTACCTCGTCCTGCGTGACCACCCGCTGAAGAAGGGCAACCCCGGCCCGAAGATCCCGGTCGACGCCGCGGCGGAGAAGCACTACACGACCGGCAAGGCGGGCAACGAGTCGGTCGTCAAGGTCACCGAGGGCCAGAAGATCACCCAGTACGAGGCGCTGCAGGCGGTCATGCTGCCGTCCGCGAACAACATCGCCAAGCTGCTCGCCCGCTGGGACACCAAGAGCGATTCCGAGGACGAGTTCGTCGCGAAGATGAACAAGACCGCCAAGGAACTCGGCATGAAGAACACCCACTACACGGACCCGAGCGGCCTGGACAAGACGACCGTCTCCACCGCCGAGGACCTCGTGAAGCTGGGCCGTGCCGCGATGGAGGACCCGGTCTTCAACGAGATCTCCCGCCAGCCCAGCTACAAGGACCTCAACGGCGACAAGCAGAACAACTTCTTCGGGCTCGTCCCGACGGTCGCCATCGGCATCAAGACCGGCACCACCACCGCGGCAGGCGGCAACATCCTCTTCGCCGCGGAGAAGAAGGTCGGCGGCGAGACCCGCACGATCATCGGTGCCGCCCTCGGTCAGTACGGCGACAACGGCGTGGCCAACATCGACGAGGTCACCGGCGTCACGCGCAAGCTCATCGAGGCCGGTCAGGGCGCGCTCACGGCCAAGACGATCGTGAAGAAGGGCGACGTCGTCGGCGAGGTCGACGACGGTCTGGGCGGCACGACCCCGGTCGTCGCCACCAAGGACGTCGAGGCCGCGGGCTGGTCCGGCCTGACCGTGAAGCTGAAGCTCGGCGACAAGGCAGGCGACACGGTGCCGCACTCGGCGAAGGCCGGTACCGAAGTGGGCGTGCTGAGCGTCGGCGACGGCAAGGACGGCGCCGTCGAGGTGCCCGTCGCGCTCCAGAAGGACCTCGCCGAGCCGGGCTTCGGCGCCAAGCTCACGCGCGTCGGCTGA
- a CDS encoding GOLPH3/VPS74 family protein, with protein MGRSRRTIPEELLLLALDPATGTTAQPQSLDLGLAGAQLVELALAGRIAPDGDRIAVVMPRPTGDPTLDSALELLRRRGSPVRAVHWIGGPRLGLRQIYLAHLERCGMVHAVSGQMCGVLPTTRYQATDTAISRDIRSRLDSAIRTGVPPDPRTAALAALAHAVGLGKHLYPGNEGRSSRSRLRDLIRHDPMGGLVAHAVMDVQNGVAAQPRRSPAPAGPGGPGGPGGPGGGRQPARTAPEPGGVPMQPRRGSMARAVAH; from the coding sequence ATGGGCAGGAGCCGCAGAACAATTCCGGAGGAGCTTCTGCTGCTCGCTTTGGACCCGGCCACGGGTACCACAGCGCAGCCGCAGTCGCTCGACCTCGGTCTGGCCGGAGCACAGCTAGTGGAGCTGGCGCTGGCCGGACGGATAGCCCCAGACGGGGATCGTATCGCCGTGGTGATGCCACGGCCGACCGGAGATCCGACTCTGGACTCCGCACTGGAACTGCTGCGCAGGCGCGGCAGCCCGGTTCGGGCGGTCCACTGGATTGGCGGGCCCCGACTGGGGCTGCGCCAGATCTACCTCGCGCACCTGGAGCGGTGCGGCATGGTGCATGCCGTGTCGGGCCAGATGTGCGGAGTGCTGCCGACGACTCGCTACCAAGCGACGGACACGGCAATCAGCCGGGACATCAGGTCCCGACTGGACAGTGCGATCCGCACCGGCGTACCGCCGGACCCGCGGACCGCGGCGCTCGCCGCGCTCGCTCACGCAGTGGGACTCGGCAAGCACCTCTACCCCGGCAACGAAGGGCGTTCATCGCGCTCCCGTCTCCGGGACCTGATCAGGCACGACCCGATGGGCGGCCTCGTGGCGCACGCCGTGATGGACGTCCAGAACGGTGTGGCCGCTCAGCCACGCCGCAGCCCGGCCCCAGCGGGACCGGGTGGACCAGGTGGACCAGGCGGACCAGGCGGTGGCCGACAGCCGGCCAGGACCGCGCCGGAACCCGGCGGGGTTCCGATGCAGCCACGCCGCGGATCCATGGCACGTGCCGTGGCCCATTGA
- a CDS encoding glycosyltransferase family 87 protein, whose translation MATAEPTRADDADPEPGTGGGTRTGARIQLPAQRRGEPVAPERPTRWKLFLNHPVTITTATAAVLHVLWFFTFANSGGDLAAQDAWAEFVGRHPDSAYNLAWYGGMHPVSYSVVSPYLMSVLGVRTTMMIAGTVSAALLTMILIRSRAVKQPLWPAFAGVFALFCNAVSGRVTYGLGQMFALMAVAAVFCWPYRWRYKRWAKALVAAPFAALATMGSPVAGLFVGLVAVALFLSKRYPGAYALGLAPAVVVGLSAWLFPFSGTQPMSFGSASLPLICSGLVFFLVPKQWKTVRITTAVYAAFVLGVWLISSQIGSNISRLAMSFGGVALLAALPFTVKKSRKWYTIVMAFVAFTGWVGFKAVDDIIHTTPQASWTRELAPLVNELQEVGAEKGRVEVVPARSHREASALSPYVNLARGWNRQADMKRNPLFYDDTLNSANYHEWLQRWSVHYVVLPNGEPDGDGGKREAALVERGLPYLKQVWVDSNWQLYEVTDPTPLADPPAVVDRAEAGGMTIEVKEAGRVLIRVPYSPWLGLVDADGKGVEGPKETEESKRLRETDEDRPKQFDNVNGCLMEAEEDAEGDKWTELLAPGPGVYHLGAPYQLPRGTACPEELRESVR comes from the coding sequence GTGGCCACAGCGGAGCCGACGCGAGCCGACGACGCCGATCCTGAGCCCGGCACCGGTGGCGGCACCCGCACCGGCGCGCGAATACAGCTGCCCGCCCAGCGCCGCGGCGAGCCCGTGGCACCCGAACGGCCCACCCGGTGGAAGCTGTTCCTGAACCACCCCGTGACCATCACGACCGCCACCGCCGCGGTCCTGCACGTCCTGTGGTTCTTCACCTTCGCCAACAGCGGCGGTGACCTCGCCGCCCAGGACGCCTGGGCCGAGTTCGTCGGACGGCACCCCGACTCCGCGTACAACCTCGCCTGGTACGGCGGGATGCACCCGGTGTCGTACAGCGTCGTCTCGCCGTATCTGATGTCGGTGCTCGGCGTCCGGACCACGATGATGATCGCCGGGACGGTCTCCGCCGCGCTCCTCACGATGATCCTGATCCGCAGCCGCGCGGTGAAGCAGCCGCTGTGGCCCGCGTTCGCGGGTGTCTTCGCGCTGTTCTGCAACGCGGTGTCGGGTCGCGTGACGTACGGACTCGGCCAGATGTTCGCGCTGATGGCCGTCGCGGCCGTCTTCTGCTGGCCCTACCGCTGGCGCTACAAGCGGTGGGCGAAGGCGCTGGTCGCCGCGCCGTTCGCCGCGCTCGCGACCATGGGCAGCCCGGTGGCCGGACTCTTCGTGGGTCTTGTCGCCGTCGCGCTGTTCCTCAGCAAGCGCTACCCCGGGGCGTACGCGCTCGGGCTCGCGCCCGCCGTCGTCGTGGGCCTCTCCGCGTGGCTCTTCCCGTTCTCCGGCACGCAGCCGATGTCCTTCGGGTCCGCGTCGCTGCCCCTGATCTGCTCAGGCCTCGTCTTCTTCCTCGTACCGAAGCAGTGGAAGACCGTGCGGATCACCACCGCCGTGTACGCGGCCTTCGTACTCGGCGTCTGGCTGATCAGCTCGCAGATCGGCTCCAACATCTCCCGCCTCGCGATGTCCTTCGGGGGCGTCGCGCTGCTTGCCGCGCTGCCGTTCACGGTGAAGAAGTCCCGCAAGTGGTACACGATCGTCATGGCGTTCGTCGCCTTCACCGGCTGGGTCGGGTTCAAGGCGGTCGACGACATAATCCACACGACGCCCCAGGCCTCGTGGACGCGTGAGCTCGCGCCGCTCGTCAACGAACTGCAGGAGGTCGGCGCCGAGAAGGGCCGCGTCGAGGTCGTCCCCGCGCGCAGCCACCGCGAGGCGTCCGCGCTCTCGCCGTACGTGAACCTCGCCCGCGGCTGGAACCGGCAGGCGGACATGAAACGCAACCCCCTCTTCTACGACGACACCCTGAACTCCGCGAACTACCACGAGTGGCTCCAGCGCTGGTCCGTGCATTACGTCGTGCTGCCCAACGGCGAGCCCGACGGTGACGGCGGCAAGCGCGAGGCCGCACTGGTCGAGAGGGGCCTGCCGTATCTGAAGCAGGTGTGGGTGGACTCCAACTGGCAGTTGTACGAGGTCACCGACCCGACCCCGCTCGCCGACCCGCCCGCGGTGGTCGACCGCGCCGAGGCGGGCGGCATGACGATCGAGGTGAAGGAGGCGGGCCGCGTCCTGATCCGCGTCCCGTACTCGCCGTGGCTCGGCCTGGTCGACGCCGACGGCAAGGGCGTCGAGGGGCCGAAGGAGACCGAGGAGTCCAAGCGGCTGCGGGAGACTGATGAGGACCGCCCCAAGCAGTTCGACAACGTCAACGGCTGCCTGATGGAGGCCGAGGAGGACGCCGAGGGCGACAAGTGGACCGAGCTTCTCGCGCCCGGCCCCGGTGTCTACCACCTCGGCGCCCCCTACCAGCTGCCGCGCGGCACGGCATGTCCCGAGGAGCTGCGGGAGAGCGTCCGCTAG